A single window of Pectobacterium parmentieri DNA harbors:
- a CDS encoding amidohydrolase/deacetylase family metallohydrolase gives MFDLLLRRARLADDTVTDIAIKSGKIAALGEIHGAALKTINLHAAHYVSAGWIDSHVHCYPHSPIYHDQPDSVGIATGVTTVIDAGSTGADDVDDFYTITRQAVTEVYALLNISRVGLIAQNELADMANIDAEAVRDAVKRHPHFIVGLKARMSSSVVGENGIAPLERAKAIQKANGELPLMVHIGNNPPHLDEIADLLTTGDIITHCYNGKPNRILTPSGELRASVARAIARGVRLDVGHGSASFSFAVAQQAIALGILPQTISSDIYCRNRIDGPVRTLANVMSKFLAIGLSLPQVIACVTGNAAAALHLECKGQLIAGYDADLTIFDLRKQPIRFTDAENDSLQADQLLTPLAAIRMGKIYLTEQGSAEHAFDL, from the coding sequence ATGTTTGATTTACTCCTGCGCCGGGCGCGTCTGGCTGACGACACAGTAACGGATATTGCCATCAAGTCAGGGAAAATCGCCGCATTGGGGGAGATCCACGGCGCGGCACTCAAAACCATCAACCTACACGCAGCGCACTACGTGAGTGCCGGCTGGATCGATTCCCATGTGCACTGCTACCCGCACTCCCCAATCTACCACGACCAGCCAGACAGTGTGGGGATCGCCACTGGCGTAACCACCGTCATTGATGCTGGCAGCACCGGCGCTGATGACGTGGATGATTTTTATACGATTACTCGCCAGGCAGTAACCGAGGTATACGCGCTGCTGAATATCTCTCGCGTAGGGCTTATCGCGCAGAATGAACTGGCCGATATGGCCAATATTGATGCCGAGGCCGTGCGCGATGCAGTGAAGCGCCACCCCCATTTTATCGTCGGTTTGAAAGCGCGGATGAGCAGTAGCGTGGTCGGCGAGAACGGTATCGCACCTCTGGAGCGCGCGAAGGCAATTCAGAAAGCAAACGGCGAACTACCATTAATGGTACACATTGGTAACAACCCGCCGCACCTTGATGAAATTGCCGATCTGCTGACCACAGGGGACATCATTACCCACTGCTATAACGGCAAACCGAATCGTATTCTCACCCCTAGCGGTGAGCTGCGAGCATCGGTGGCGCGTGCGATTGCGCGCGGTGTACGGCTGGATGTCGGACATGGCAGCGCCAGTTTCAGCTTTGCCGTGGCGCAGCAGGCGATAGCCTTGGGGATTTTGCCACAAACCATCAGTTCCGATATCTACTGTCGCAATCGCATCGACGGCCCGGTGCGAACGCTTGCAAACGTAATGTCCAAATTCCTCGCCATTGGTCTATCACTGCCACAGGTCATTGCCTGTGTGACTGGCAATGCCGCCGCCGCCCTGCATCTGGAGTGTAAAGGTCAGCTTATCGCTGGTTATGACGCCGACCTGACGATCTTCGATCTACGCAAACAACCAATACGATTTACCGACGCGGAAAACGACAGTTTGCAGGCTGACCAGTTACTTACGCCATTGGCTGCCATTCGTATGGGAAAAATCTATCTGACCGAACAAGGGAGTGCAGAACATGCCTTCGATTTATGA
- a CDS encoding DgaE family pyridoxal phosphate-dependent ammonia lyase: MPSIYEKYQLKRVINASGRMTVLGVSTPRPDVVDAVLSGMNHYFEMKDLVNKTGEYIARLLEVEGATVVSCASAGIAQSVAAVLVRDSDWLLENLHSTVMDNNEIVLPRGHNVNFGAPVSTMVTLGGGKVVEAGYANECSADQLAAAISSRTAAILYIKSHHCVQKSMLSVEQAAAVAHKHNLPLIVDAAAEEDLQCYYRAGADLVIYSGAKAIEGPTSGLVIGKTQYVEWVKRQTAGIGRAMKVGKEGILGLTCAIEHYLSTSKESGAEMVAKMTPFLEHLNTLKGVSARVVWDSAGRDIARSEIKFDEATTGIATGELVSALKQGEYAIYFRGYKTNEGIIEADVRSVTADQLEIVYRRIAEELNKEHTA, from the coding sequence ATGCCTTCGATTTATGAAAAGTATCAGTTAAAACGCGTCATCAATGCCTCGGGGCGCATGACCGTACTCGGTGTTTCCACGCCACGTCCAGACGTGGTGGATGCGGTATTAAGTGGCATGAACCACTACTTCGAAATGAAAGATCTGGTGAACAAAACCGGTGAATACATCGCCAGGCTGTTAGAGGTTGAAGGCGCAACCGTGGTGTCATGCGCATCGGCAGGAATTGCCCAATCTGTTGCGGCAGTGCTGGTACGCGACAGCGACTGGCTGCTGGAAAACCTGCACAGCACGGTGATGGATAACAACGAAATCGTACTACCACGCGGCCATAACGTTAACTTCGGGGCACCAGTCAGCACCATGGTTACGCTGGGCGGAGGAAAAGTCGTGGAAGCGGGCTACGCCAACGAGTGCTCAGCAGACCAACTGGCGGCGGCAATTTCATCACGCACAGCGGCAATCCTCTACATTAAATCCCACCACTGTGTACAAAAGAGCATGCTCAGCGTTGAACAGGCCGCTGCGGTGGCGCACAAACACAACTTGCCGCTGATTGTCGATGCGGCAGCGGAAGAAGATTTACAGTGCTACTACCGTGCTGGAGCCGACCTGGTTATTTACAGCGGTGCGAAGGCGATTGAAGGACCAACCAGCGGGCTGGTGATCGGTAAAACACAGTATGTGGAGTGGGTAAAACGCCAGACGGCAGGTATTGGCCGCGCGATGAAGGTAGGCAAAGAAGGCATCCTCGGCCTGACTTGCGCCATCGAGCACTACCTCAGCACAAGTAAAGAGAGTGGCGCGGAAATGGTCGCCAAAATGACGCCGTTTCTTGAACATCTCAATACCCTGAAGGGCGTTAGCGCCCGTGTAGTGTGGGACAGCGCCGGGCGCGATATTGCCCGCAGCGAAATAAAATTTGATGAAGCCACTACTGGTATTGCCACTGGTGAACTGGTTAGCGCCCTAAAACAAGGAGAATACGCTATCTACTTCCGTGGCTACAAAACCAATGAAGGGATTATCGAAGCCGATGTACGCAGCGTGACGGCCGACCAGTTAGAAATCGTTTACCGCCGTATCGCCGAAGAATTGAACAAGGAGCACACAGCATGA
- the dagF gene encoding 2-dehydro-3-deoxy-phosphogluconate aldolase has protein sequence MKLTPNFYRDRVCLNVLAGSKENASEIYDAAEGHVLVGVLSKNYPDVASAVADMRDYAERINNALSIGLGAGDPSQSAMVSLIAREVQPQHVNQVFTGVATSRALLSQNDTVVNGLVSPTGTPGLVKISTGPLSSQTTDGIVPVDTAIALLKDMGGSSIKYFPMGGLKCRDEYQAVAEACARNGFWLEPTGGIDLDNYSEILQIALDAGVSKIIPHIYSSIIDKVSGNTRPSDVRQLLAMTKARV, from the coding sequence ATGAAACTGACGCCAAATTTTTACCGTGACCGTGTATGCCTGAATGTGCTGGCGGGCAGCAAAGAGAACGCCAGTGAAATTTACGACGCTGCCGAAGGGCATGTACTGGTAGGTGTGCTGTCAAAAAACTACCCGGATGTGGCAAGCGCCGTGGCGGATATGCGTGATTATGCCGAACGTATCAACAACGCGCTATCTATTGGCCTTGGAGCAGGCGATCCGAGCCAATCGGCGATGGTCAGCCTCATCGCCCGTGAAGTACAACCGCAACACGTCAATCAGGTATTTACTGGTGTGGCAACCAGCCGCGCACTGCTGAGCCAAAACGACACCGTGGTGAACGGACTGGTGTCGCCAACCGGTACGCCAGGTCTGGTAAAAATTTCCACCGGGCCACTCAGCAGCCAGACAACAGACGGCATCGTGCCAGTCGATACCGCGATTGCCCTGCTAAAGGATATGGGCGGTAGCTCGATTAAATACTTCCCGATGGGCGGCCTGAAATGCCGTGATGAGTATCAGGCCGTCGCTGAAGCCTGTGCGCGTAACGGGTTCTGGCTGGAGCCGACTGGCGGAATCGATCTGGATAATTATAGTGAGATCTTACAAATCGCTCTGGATGCAGGGGTCAGCAAAATCATTCCGCACATTTATAGCTCTATTATTGATAAGGTGAGCGGCAACACTCGTCCATCCGATGTTCGCCAACTGCTGGCAATGACCAAAGCGCGAGTGTAA
- a CDS encoding BglG family transcription antiterminator: protein MRFPNQRLAQLFIMLQNETLPQDELAQRLSVSTRTVRADITALNALLEQHGAQFILTRGSGYQLKIDDETRYQTLQTTRSRALRIPRSGQERVQYLVVRFLTSAFSLKLEDLADEWFVSRATLQNDMAEVRERLSRYQLILETRPRHGMKLFGSEMSLRACLTDLLWELTQQSTKSPLLTEETLNLGVPEALAAILHDCFSQHHIRLTDEGDLFIRLYCAVAIRRISEGYPLSEFSAEDGDDNVRDAAKDISAALQQLAGKPLAAAEEHWLRVHIAGRRVQELVPSTISADDDETLVNYILGYINTHYNYNLQDDAQLHADLLTHIKTMITRVRYQIMLPNPLLDNIKQHYPMAWDMTLAAVSSWGKYTPYVISENEIGFLVLHIGVGLERHYNIGYQRQPHVLLVCDAGNAMVRMIEAVLVRKYPQIIVTRTVTLREYEQCGGIVEDFVISTARISEKDKPVVTIAPFPTDYQLEQIGKRVLVDRTRPWMLEKYFDAAHFRIIDGTIDQQTLFTTLCDQLRDEGFVDTAFLDSVVEREAIVSTLFGEGIALPHSLGLLAQKTVVYTVLAPQGIQWGEETAHVIFLLAISKREYEEAMAIYDIFVTFLRERATARLCACTDFAAFKTIAMECVSRF, encoded by the coding sequence GTGCGATTCCCTAACCAACGTTTAGCGCAACTATTTATAATGTTGCAGAACGAGACGCTACCACAGGATGAGTTGGCACAACGGCTATCGGTGTCCACGCGTACCGTTCGCGCAGATATCACTGCATTAAACGCGCTGCTGGAACAACACGGTGCACAGTTTATTCTGACGCGTGGTAGCGGTTATCAGTTGAAAATCGACGATGAAACGCGTTACCAGACGTTACAAACCACCCGCTCGCGCGCACTGCGCATCCCCCGTAGCGGGCAGGAACGCGTGCAATATCTGGTGGTCAGGTTTCTGACCTCAGCGTTCTCCCTCAAACTTGAAGACCTGGCGGACGAATGGTTTGTCAGTCGTGCCACGTTGCAAAATGATATGGCCGAAGTGCGAGAGAGACTCTCCCGCTACCAATTAATACTGGAGACGCGTCCGCGCCACGGCATGAAGCTGTTTGGCAGTGAAATGTCTCTGCGCGCCTGTCTGACCGATCTGCTATGGGAACTGACACAACAGAGCACGAAAAGCCCGCTGCTCACTGAAGAAACACTTAATCTGGGTGTACCAGAGGCGCTTGCAGCTATCTTACATGACTGTTTTAGTCAGCATCACATTCGCCTCACCGATGAGGGAGATTTGTTTATTCGCCTCTACTGTGCGGTGGCGATACGTCGCATCAGCGAAGGCTACCCCTTATCGGAATTTAGCGCCGAGGATGGTGATGACAACGTGCGTGACGCCGCGAAGGATATTTCGGCAGCGTTGCAACAATTGGCGGGGAAACCGCTGGCTGCCGCTGAAGAACACTGGCTGCGGGTACATATTGCCGGGCGGCGTGTACAGGAACTCGTACCAAGCACCATCAGTGCCGATGACGATGAAACGCTGGTGAACTACATCCTCGGCTATATCAACACACACTATAACTACAACCTGCAAGATGATGCGCAACTGCACGCAGATTTGCTGACACATATCAAGACCATGATCACCCGCGTGCGTTACCAGATAATGCTTCCTAATCCACTGTTGGATAACATCAAACAGCACTATCCGATGGCATGGGATATGACGCTGGCGGCAGTCTCAAGCTGGGGAAAATACACGCCATATGTGATCAGCGAAAACGAGATAGGCTTCCTGGTATTGCATATCGGTGTTGGTCTTGAACGGCATTACAATATCGGCTACCAGCGCCAGCCACACGTGTTACTCGTGTGCGATGCCGGTAATGCAATGGTCCGGATGATTGAAGCGGTGCTGGTGCGTAAGTATCCGCAGATCATCGTTACGCGTACCGTTACTCTGCGCGAATATGAACAGTGTGGGGGCATTGTCGAAGATTTTGTGATTTCCACAGCACGTATTAGCGAAAAAGATAAACCCGTAGTTACCATCGCACCTTTCCCTACCGACTATCAGTTAGAACAGATCGGTAAGCGAGTGCTGGTGGATCGCACTCGACCGTGGATGCTAGAGAAGTATTTCGACGCGGCGCATTTTCGTATTATTGATGGCACGATCGATCAGCAAACGCTGTTTACTACCCTGTGCGATCAGTTGCGTGATGAAGGTTTTGTCGATACAGCGTTCCTCGATTCAGTGGTCGAGCGTGAAGCGATTGTCAGCACTTTGTTTGGCGAAGGGATTGCGCTGCCGCATTCACTGGGCCTGCTGGCGCAAAAAACCGTAGTCTATACCGTATTAGCCCCGCAGGGGATCCAATGGGGAGAAGAAACCGCACATGTGATCTTTTTACTGGCGATTAGCAAACGCGAGTATGAAGAGGCAATGGCTATCTACGATATCTTTGTCACCTTCCTGCGTGAACGCGCCACGGCAAGATTGTGTGCCTGTACAGATTTTGCAGCATTCAAGACGATAGCAATGGAATGTGTCAGCCGTTTTTGA
- the acs gene encoding acetate--CoA ligase gives MTQHNKHAIPAAIAENALINAQQYENMYRLSVDDPATFWGEQGKIVDWIKPYETIKNTSFDPGHIRIRWFEDGTLNVAANCLDRHLAERGDQTAIIWEGDDATESKKVTYRELHQSVCRFANVLKSQGVKKGDVVAIYMPMVPEAAVAMLACARIGAIHSVIFGGFSPEAISGRIIDSSAKLVITADEGVRAGRVIPLKKNIDEALKNPNVTTISSVIVFRRTGKNGEWKDGRDLWWHDLVEKADDHCPPEEMNAEDPLFILYTSGSTGKPKGVLHTTGGYLVYAALTFKYVFDYHPGDIYWCTADVGWVTGHSYLLYGPLACGAITLMFEGVPTWPDASRMAQVVDKHKVNILYTAPTAIRALMAEGDKAIEGTSRESLRIMGSVGEPINPEAWEWYFNKIGNGKCPIVDTWWQTETGGFMITPIPGAIEAKAGSATRPFFGVQPALVDNLGNPQEGTSEGNLVIVDSWPGQARTLFGDHDRFEQTYFSTFKGMYFSGDGARRDEDGYYWITGRVDDVLNVSGHRLGTAEIESALVAHPKIAEAAVVGIPHHMKGQAIYAYITLNHGEEPSSELYTEVRNWVRKEIGPIATPDILHWTDSLPKTRSGKIMRRILRKIAAGDTSNLGDTSTLADPGVVEKLLEEKQAMSTASQ, from the coding sequence ATGACACAACATAATAAACACGCCATTCCCGCCGCTATTGCGGAAAATGCACTGATTAATGCCCAGCAATACGAAAACATGTATCGGCTGTCCGTTGACGATCCCGCCACCTTTTGGGGTGAGCAGGGAAAGATCGTCGATTGGATCAAACCCTATGAAACGATCAAGAACACCTCATTCGACCCAGGCCACATCCGTATTCGCTGGTTTGAGGACGGTACGCTTAATGTGGCAGCAAACTGTCTGGACCGCCATCTGGCCGAGCGTGGCGATCAAACCGCCATTATTTGGGAAGGCGATGACGCAACAGAAAGTAAGAAAGTTACCTATCGAGAGCTGCACCAATCTGTGTGCCGCTTCGCCAATGTACTGAAGTCGCAGGGCGTCAAGAAAGGCGATGTCGTTGCCATTTATATGCCGATGGTGCCGGAAGCGGCTGTGGCAATGCTGGCCTGTGCCAGAATCGGCGCGATTCACTCGGTGATCTTCGGAGGCTTCTCTCCCGAAGCTATTTCCGGGCGTATCATTGACTCCAGCGCCAAACTCGTTATCACCGCCGATGAAGGCGTTCGCGCCGGGCGTGTGATTCCGCTGAAGAAGAATATTGATGAAGCGCTAAAGAATCCGAACGTCACCACCATTTCCAGCGTTATCGTTTTCCGTCGCACGGGAAAGAACGGTGAATGGAAAGATGGGCGCGATCTGTGGTGGCACGATCTGGTTGAAAAAGCAGACGACCATTGCCCACCAGAAGAGATGAATGCGGAAGATCCGCTGTTTATCCTTTATACATCGGGTTCAACCGGCAAACCCAAAGGTGTATTGCATACCACTGGCGGCTATCTGGTTTATGCTGCACTGACCTTCAAGTATGTCTTCGACTACCATCCTGGCGACATCTACTGGTGTACGGCAGACGTTGGCTGGGTTACAGGGCATAGCTACCTGCTTTATGGCCCGCTGGCGTGTGGCGCGATTACGCTGATGTTTGAAGGCGTGCCAACCTGGCCAGATGCCAGCCGTATGGCACAAGTAGTCGATAAACATAAGGTCAACATTCTCTATACCGCCCCTACTGCAATTCGCGCGCTGATGGCTGAAGGTGACAAGGCGATCGAGGGCACATCGCGTGAATCGCTCAGGATCATGGGGTCTGTCGGTGAGCCGATCAACCCGGAAGCCTGGGAGTGGTATTTCAACAAAATCGGCAATGGCAAATGCCCGATTGTCGATACCTGGTGGCAAACGGAAACGGGCGGCTTCATGATCACCCCGATCCCCGGCGCGATCGAAGCAAAAGCCGGCTCCGCGACGCGTCCGTTCTTCGGTGTACAGCCTGCGCTAGTCGACAATCTCGGCAATCCACAGGAAGGCACCAGCGAAGGCAATCTGGTGATTGTGGATTCCTGGCCGGGTCAGGCAAGGACGCTGTTTGGCGATCACGATCGCTTTGAGCAAACCTACTTTTCCACTTTCAAAGGCATGTATTTCAGCGGCGACGGCGCGCGCCGTGACGAGGATGGCTATTACTGGATCACGGGTCGTGTTGACGACGTGCTGAACGTTTCCGGCCACCGTCTGGGAACGGCAGAAATCGAGTCTGCGCTCGTTGCCCATCCCAAGATTGCCGAAGCAGCCGTGGTTGGTATCCCGCACCATATGAAAGGGCAGGCTATTTACGCTTACATCACACTAAACCACGGCGAAGAGCCGTCCAGCGAGCTGTATACGGAAGTGCGCAACTGGGTGCGTAAGGAAATCGGCCCGATTGCTACGCCGGACATTCTGCACTGGACAGACTCCTTACCGAAAACGCGATCCGGCAAAATTATGCGTCGTATTTTGCGTAAGATCGCCGCCGGTGACACCAGCAATCTGGGGGACACCTCAACGCTGGCCGATCCTGGCGTCGTCGAAAAACTGCTCGAAGAAAAGCAGGCCATGAGTACCGCCTCTCAATAG
- a CDS encoding DUF485 domain-containing protein yields MNDAIYQRIESNPLFRELVNKRQRFAAFLSLIMLVLYVGFILLIAFAPSWLGTPIAPGSSITRGIPIGVGLIAISFILTGVYVYRANGEFDRLTKQLLDEVKQ; encoded by the coding sequence ATGAATGATGCCATTTATCAACGGATTGAAAGTAACCCCTTATTCAGAGAACTGGTCAACAAGCGACAGCGTTTTGCCGCTTTTCTTTCACTGATCATGCTAGTGCTTTATGTCGGTTTTATTCTACTGATCGCTTTTGCGCCGAGCTGGTTAGGAACCCCTATCGCGCCGGGCTCCAGCATTACCCGCGGTATTCCTATTGGGGTGGGATTGATTGCGATTTCCTTCATTCTGACAGGCGTCTATGTGTATCGCGCTAACGGTGAATTTGATCGTCTGACCAAGCAGTTACTGGATGAGGTAAAGCAATGA
- the actP gene encoding cation/acetate symporter ActP, whose product MKIRFMMLFGLLTLPVLAWAAEALTGDVQRQPLNIQAIVMFLLFVGGTLYITYWASKKTRSRSDYYTAGGNITGFQNGLAIAGDYMSAASFLGISALVYTSGYDGLIYSLGFLVGWPIILFLIAERLRNLGRYTFADVASYRLQQRPIRSLSACGSLVVVALYLIAQMVGAGKLIELLFGLNYHVAVVLVGILMVMYVMFGGMLATTWVQIIKAVLLLFGATFMAVMVMKSVGFSFDALFKQAMAVHPKGAAIMSPGGLVSDPISALSLGLGLMFGTAGLPHILMRFFTVSDAKEARKSVFYATGFMGYFYFLTFIIGFGAILLVSGNPAFKDATGALIGGNNMAAVHLADAVGGNFFLGFISAVAFATILAVVAGLTLAGASAVSHDLYSNVIKKGKATERDELKVSKITVLVLGVVAISLGILFENQNIAFMVGLAFSIAASCNFPIIIISMYWSKLTTRGAMIGGWAGLLTAVILMVLGPTIWVKILGHATPIYPYDYPALFSMLVAFIGIWFFSITDRSETGQQERARFHAQFVRSQTGVGASKGSSH is encoded by the coding sequence ATGAAAATACGCTTTATGATGCTGTTCGGACTGTTGACGCTGCCAGTGCTTGCATGGGCAGCAGAGGCACTCACGGGGGATGTCCAGCGGCAGCCGTTGAATATTCAGGCCATCGTGATGTTTCTGCTGTTCGTCGGCGGTACGCTGTATATTACCTACTGGGCGTCGAAGAAAACCCGCTCACGTAGCGATTATTATACGGCTGGCGGAAATATCACCGGTTTCCAGAACGGGCTGGCGATTGCGGGTGACTACATGTCAGCCGCCTCCTTCCTCGGTATTTCCGCACTGGTCTATACCTCCGGCTACGACGGCCTGATCTACTCGCTCGGCTTTTTGGTCGGTTGGCCAATAATCCTGTTTCTGATCGCAGAGCGACTACGCAACCTCGGGCGTTACACCTTTGCTGACGTCGCATCATACCGTTTGCAACAGCGTCCAATCCGTAGCCTTTCCGCCTGCGGTTCTCTGGTGGTCGTGGCGTTGTATCTCATCGCACAGATGGTGGGCGCAGGGAAACTCATCGAACTGCTATTCGGTCTCAACTACCATGTGGCTGTGGTACTGGTTGGCATTCTGATGGTGATGTACGTGATGTTTGGTGGCATGCTCGCCACCACATGGGTACAGATTATTAAAGCCGTCCTGCTACTATTCGGCGCCACCTTTATGGCCGTCATGGTAATGAAATCCGTGGGTTTCAGCTTTGATGCACTTTTCAAACAGGCGATGGCGGTTCACCCGAAAGGCGCGGCGATCATGAGCCCCGGCGGGCTGGTTTCTGACCCGATATCCGCATTGTCTCTTGGGTTGGGGCTGATGTTTGGTACGGCCGGCCTGCCGCACATTCTGATGCGTTTTTTCACCGTCAGCGATGCCAAAGAAGCCCGGAAAAGCGTGTTCTACGCCACGGGGTTTATGGGCTATTTCTACTTCCTGACCTTCATCATCGGCTTCGGAGCCATCCTGTTGGTAAGTGGCAATCCTGCGTTTAAGGACGCGACGGGCGCACTCATCGGCGGGAATAACATGGCGGCAGTGCATTTAGCTGATGCGGTCGGCGGCAACTTCTTCCTCGGCTTTATCTCCGCTGTAGCCTTCGCCACCATTCTGGCCGTCGTCGCAGGGCTGACGCTGGCAGGTGCGTCTGCCGTCTCTCACGATCTCTATTCCAACGTGATTAAGAAAGGGAAGGCGACGGAGCGCGATGAGCTGAAAGTCTCGAAAATCACCGTACTGGTGCTGGGTGTCGTGGCGATTTCGCTCGGTATCCTATTTGAGAACCAGAATATCGCCTTCATGGTTGGGCTGGCGTTCTCCATCGCCGCCAGTTGTAACTTTCCAATCATTATCATCTCGATGTACTGGTCGAAGCTGACGACACGCGGTGCCATGATTGGTGGCTGGGCGGGACTGCTGACTGCCGTTATTCTGATGGTGCTGGGGCCGACGATCTGGGTGAAAATACTCGGTCACGCCACACCTATTTATCCTTACGATTATCCAGCGCTATTCTCCATGCTGGTCGCATTTATTGGTATTTGGTTCTTCTCCATCACCGATCGTTCCGAGACCGGACAGCAGGAACGCGCACGCTTCCATGCACAGTTTGTCCGCTCACAAACCGGCGTCGGTGCTTCAAAAGGCAGTTCCCACTGA